TGAAGCACTCAAGCCCTCCTCCCTGAAGGCTTTTGTGATTAACCCGTCATCTCTCAATGTATCCACCATGCAGAGTTCGAGTTTACGAGCCCAGGGCAAGGCACGCCCAATCCGCACCTGACCCCAGAGGGCTCCAAAGCATAGGAAATGTACGAGACCAAGTTTTGCCAGTACCAAGTGAGTCCTAGCATGAAGTACAAGATAATTAATCAAGAACATTCTTGTTGGAGATggtccaaaaattgaaatttcctctAATCGACTGATTGTACATGATGACTCATCAGTACGTAATTTACCATCAGATGGTAAGCCACTCCAGCGGCGACTCGCTGTGCATGACGCGGTGCCATCTGATGGTAAGTTACCGTCCATCGGTGCTGAAGGTGTCTTAAAATCGTTTATAGTCTTGTTCTAAAAACAGTATTTGAACTCACCGGTAACTCAGCTCATGCAGACGTTCTGTAAATTTCTCGGGAACGCTGCACGGTGGCCTCGGTGGATCCTCATTCAGCAGTCGCAACCAGAATAAGAGGAGAATTATTGAGAATGCTAATATAGCACGTAGTGGTGTCACACGAAATCTCCTTGGCGGCCAAGTATTCATGTCGATAATTGAGTGTTAGGAAGACATCTAGTCTTGACGATCCACCAGTAAAATTTTATACCAGAAGAGTGCAACAACAAGTAGAAATGCAACCAGCGCACGAAGTGGTGTAATACGGAATCTCGTTGGTGGACAGGTACTCATGTCGATAATCTACATTGGCATTGAGGAGCATTAACGATGACAGGGGTAGTAAATCAAAGTGCGGGGGGTGAATCAATTGGTCTACGTTAGTCGTTAAAatttgggaatcacttttgttggaaCTGCGGGGGATGTTTTGTGGTGGCTGGCGAGGAGAGTTAGCGGAGCGGGGAGGACACACATTGCCAGGGTTATATAATTACAAAAGGGCGGATCAACAGCCGtgagaaaaatgtttaattgtgAGAAATTACTTACTTGGCTTGTGGAGAATCCCCATGACCCGCGGGTCAATGAATACATAACGAGACTCTTCAAATTACACCACTTTTTCCATCCCCGATAACTGTGTTGTGATTCCCCTGCGGGGGATGAATCCACACCGCTCGCGGAGATCTGGCAACGCTGTTGCGCCGATTGATTTTGATTCTGTATTACCGACTGAGAGTCGCGGGGATCGGGCAGTGGCGCACTCTTGCCATTCGCGGTCTTATTCTTTCCGGGAAtttgaagctattattcgcGGGGAAGGGAGACGGATATTTtggcgatgaaaaaaaattccaggatGTTGTCGcttcattttttatggtaATTCAATATTGGTGGTGGGGAATTGGAAACTAATTGTGGGAATTCTTCTCATTGAAGCGACGAATTTAGAATATATTTCACTCTCTATCAGAACAGGCTAATCCCTTTCGTTATCACTTGattatttttgagaaattcaGTGGGATAATTTTATGGTGATGAATGGAAGGGATTTTAGGGGGACAAATATGGAGAGAATTTATTGCGGGAGATAGACACGTGTCTTCACTATAATTTCCAATGTgataagaaatttttttgattaaatttcTTTGAATGGATGCCAGAACAttctaaaaatttctaaaaactgCAGAGTCCAGATTTGCAGACCAATTTGGTAATAATTTAAAGCAGTTTAgaaatccgaaaaaaaatcgagcgtTTCCTTTGAAGACAgattataaacaaaatatatatatatccttTTTtaataagtcctcagcgcatatttaaaaattacctgtGCAATCATCGGGAGAGTAGTTTCTTGATTCGCACAGCTCCTCCTcgtcgtaatttttttcctatcgtTGTACCTCGAGGGCTCCTCATGTACTCCACTGTCACATGATCTCATGTCAAATCTACACTTGTCACTGATCCACGTGCCACCAAAGTTGAACGCTCCCTAACCTGTTTGCCAAGTATTCTATTGTATTAACTCCTGACGTCACATCATTTCTCTCTCACCACCACGTGTTCCCTACAACCCCACACCTCAACCGGTTCTCTCTTCTATCCGTAAAACgtatcgtgaaaaaaaaaaccgattgATCGGCAATTGCTCGACGGTTAAGTTTGGTATCGGTaaacggtgaaaaaaaaacttggagaaaaattaccaaacaaGTCTAGTAATCGTCCAGCGGAATCcattctacattttttttcacgctaTATCGGGGCAAATAATGCGAAactgggaatttttattcgcTCATTCGAGAAAATTGACTGAACCCACTGTTCATTACATCAAAAATTaccgaataaattattattgggTAATCAGTCCCTGGTCTAGGACTTTTATTACCCAGAATGACTTAccattctttatttttattcgaatATTCACGCAAAATTGATAAGACATAAACAATAATGTCGCAaccatttttcataaaataaaaatttggtaAATTGCTCTCCAACTGTTCTCTGCGTGAAATTAATTCTCGCAATAAACCAAAACAGTAATATTTCAAGGGGAATATGCGTCATTGGATGTTTGCACTGGACCCGCGAGTCGGCGTCCTTTGTGAGGCCTTTTCGTGCGCGGCCATCGCGCCCAATACTTTTTACCCCCTCGGAATCCACGAAACACTTTTATACGTACGCCCCAACAACCCAGCCAATTTCAAATGCAACTCGCGTCCCTCATACTGGATCCATCACCCtcacccctccctccctctcacTCTTCTCACCCTGCAGGATGCACTCCGACGAACGTTAAAACAACACTCGTCGATATGAGAACAGCCATCATCGAGGGGGGAACTCGTGTACGAGATGACGAGATAAACCACTAATCCAACCTTTCGTTCGGCTTGTGGACTCCTGGACTCTGTGCGATCAATCTCGTACTTTTTCCTTTGTCGATCGTGGTATACATCATTTTCGTTGACCGTGAAGGGGACTCGGGGAAGGAATGACGCGAAGAAAAATGGTAAACTCGCGCGGTGAAGCTGGGGAATGCTGGGGATGGTATTAATTGGGGATATCATTGTCTGCTTGAGTACTCTCGagtacagattttttttttttgctattttGTGTGCCCtagcaattgaatttttacccTAAAACGAGTCTAACCTCCCTCTCGTGAAAttggtggataaaaaaatgatcaataaaGTTGTTTCCCggggttgagaatttttttattccgcaCATCCCCATAACCCACTAGAATGTAGCATTTTCGTGTCATCCGATGCGTGACCCACTTGTTGTTCCTCCGGCACTCGTCGGCCCGCAACATTATTGGTTCGGTTACAACCAAAAGGATGCATTTAAAAGAAGAGTacctggaatttttattatcccATTAATCAAGCCACAAGTGACATACCAATGCGGTATAATGCTGCATTATTTAACGCACATAATTCGCGCTTTCTAACTGTCTGGAACGGTCGGGTTTTATTCAAAGAGCGGAAGATGGTGTACCCCACGGCTTGAGTTATCCCCGGGAGAGGTTCATTACCGTGGAAAATcgaatgttttattttcattcatttctacCGATCGCCGACAACTGGAAATCTGCTACCGTGGAAATCAAACGGTACGATTATCCcgccaatgaaaaattctccggAAATATTTTTGCGTTAATTATTGGTCATGTTAATCCCGTCATTAGTCATATGTCTACAATTTCAATTTGAATGCACCGGCCTCTGGGCACCTGATAGCTCAACAATGAGGCAATAAAAAACGCAGTACATGCATTCTTATGAAACATCGCTGACCAGATGGTTTGCGTCGCCCAGTGTAGTGCCGGCTGTCGTGAAAACTCGCGCCGACAGTGGCTGATACACTTCGCGCGATAGAGTCGTCGTAGCACAGCATCAGCAGAAAATTACGAGccccgatatttttttttattgctgaggGGGCTGATTGAGTCGGGAAAATATCCTGTGCattgaattgataaaatcCCAGTTTTTCTCCCACACGGGGGAAAATGGTGGCGACCGTTGGGCGTCCCTCGGCATCGCTAATGGCGACGCTAATTACACTGGGGCACGCGATCGCGTCTAGGATGGTTGGGTGGAACCGATCTGGCCAGGAGAATACCCGAGATGTCTGAGGATCGAGGTCGGTATTAACCTTCCAGTCGATCCATCGTTGTAAACAACCGACTGATCACGTTTCATAAATCGTGGAAGTGCTCCAGACGATGATGACCATCTCGGGGATGATTAACTTCCAATAGCGATTCGGGCAGAAttcttttcaaataaataaataatccctCACGAATTCTAATTTACCCCGTTTATTCACCtcataaaatatcaattaaataCCACTAATTCTCCGCGGGAATGTTAATCGAATGAAGTCCTCGCGACGGAGGACATCCCGTCTCCCATAAATAATCTTTTCTTCAGCAATTTTCTTATCCCCCAGTGCGAATCATAGAATTCCATAAAATACTTCCAGAAGGAGTCAAACGACTCCAACTTTCCCTACATGCGTTTATTTCGTGGGTTGACTGCTTTTTCCCCTCACCCCCTGGCATTTCGAAACCCCCTCGGTCGTTGTGGATGCGCGTCGTGCACTTCACTCGGCTCGGGTGTATATGAAAGCGCGCCAATTACCTTGTCAATTATATCCTCGATTGATGCACGCCGGCCATATTGATTCAGCAACCAATCCAGGTACTTCTGGTGTATGTACCCCCTGCACGTATCACCAGCGTTCATCGTTTCTCAGGGGAGTCCATGTAGCCGCCCCTCCTGCCCTCCCTCACACCCCCCAGCCCCCTCGTCCTATCATTTTCTCCACCGCAGAATGCACCAGAGCAAGCTGAGAAGTGAGCGATAATTCTTTATACATCTTTTGCGATGCCGACAAATGCCGCGAGCGCTTTCCATATCTCAAACATCGAATGAGTTATCCAAAGTATTTCTCACTCCTCGGCGGTGTATATCTATTTTCCCGTTTGGACAGGTgacttaaataattaaaatcaacATGCTGTCAgtggaaaaagaatttttctcggggGGTAGTTTTTTTAGGGTGACATTTTTACTGGTATGATGCTGTCGGTATTGATGGGAGGACTTTGATTAGTTGGCAATGgagggaaaatatttctccaggGTAATGGATGAAGGAGAAACCTTTCAGGGGGAGCGTGCGGTAAATCGTTCATTCCGTTCATAAGtgcagaaatttttattccaatttttttatccagctGTGGATAATTTTTCCTTCCCTTTGATGCGACGAAGTCGTAGAAACCGAGGAGTTTAATATCCTCTTATGACGGCTATGTTTCACGAGTGAGGGTGGGTCACGGGCTCACTCGCTTCCATTCCGCCCCATCAACCCTCATAGTGCGTTTAATTTACGTGTTTTCGCGAGTTATTTGCTTCTCACTCCCCTTATACACAACCCCGGGTACAGTTGGTTTTCTCATTTGTGTGTGTGTTGGGGTGTTGGACGAATTGGGGGTGGGTTGCCATGGTGACGAGGGCAGCGGAGTCTAACGTCCAATGGGATTGGCGCTGCGACGATGTGGCCTCGTGATACGCATGAGAGACAGTGGAAAGTTGATGGTgaagagagatttttttttattcgattttttatgaacTAAATAACTGAGGGTTGAACAAAATCtaattcttaaaaatttgattaatgaaaagaaaagacTTCCCTCAATTAAATCAGGTGACAGGTCATACACGTGTCTGCTCTATTACTATTAGAAAAGCCACATATTTGATTAGGAATTACGGGATTTAGGGATTTGTCTAGCAAATCATCAATACCAACGAAAATACTCGCGATATGAGAATGTTTGCGTTTCACACGTGGTAGGGCAAACATAATCGCGAGCGTAACGAAGATTCGCACATCTATTGCGTCATTGAACTTTGCATTCACGGATTTGGCGGTGGAGTGGGATGATGGGTTTAAGTTACCTGCAGAACCGCCAACTGCTCATTCAGTGATCTCCACTTTGGACAGTCTGATCGACAGCCTTCCCTTTCGCAAGTGGTGTCAGTTCGACGAACGTTGAAACGTGCTGGATTTTTTGTTTCCTCGCAAACGAGATAATATTATACATTTCAAAATGTTCCAAGTGAGTgcgacatatttttttttctaacaatATTGCTTAATAATTTAACAGTGAAGTCAGGTgtccggattttttttaatgtctctTTGAATCATATACAATTGTTTCTATGATGGGAGGCTCAAAAATTTATGGGacaatatcattttttccaaGTGGTCTGATCCCGCACATACATTATCTACTTACGTTTTCAGGAACTCCTGAAAATCGTCTTCATCGCACTGATGGCCCTCTCAATGGTGATGGCCTTCCCAGACAGCATCACCCCGCGACCCTGTCCTCCGGGCTACCCGCACTGTGCGAAATTCGACCCTGATAACATCTAAAAGAACCTGAAGAACTTGGGAACATGCGGAGAGTGCGATcgaattcccaaaaaaataataatcacttCGTAGACCTGAGCACACGACTCGAGCAATAGAAATATGAATAGAAAATAAGTAGATCAGTATACGAGGAGAAATTCTCTTCAAAAGACCTCAAAATGTCCGACGAATTTTGGAAcagtcaatttaaaaaatagcagACACTTTTTTATTCCTTAAAAAATTGCTCTTCACAAACTTCCAGAGTCTCTCGATTAAATACAGTTGTCCGCAATTGTTTACATAAAATAGCAACTACTTTTGTCAAATGTCAGTGAATTTTATAGTACAATTTCCTAgtgcaattttttatcgatatcTCCTCGTACGGAAGTCCGAAAAACGTTATAATTCATTATGTAAATTCACCGTGAAAAGCCGGCGTTGGGTGTCAGTCGCAATGGTAAATTTATCGCTAAACGCTTATCATTGCCGTCCAATCCATCTCAAATAGTGTACATAACGCGCAGGAAGCCGTCAACCGGGGTCTTCACAGTGAGACGCAAGGAATGCCAACAAGAGGAACAGAGGGAGAAATGGAAGGAGGATGGAGTAGCATATACCGAAAAGCCCTGTCGTGGTTTTAGCGACGCGGACGGATGGCTTGTGTCTCATTGTATGCATATTCGAACAGCTGGACGCCAGTGGCATATAAACACCATGCCATACCTGTATGTCCTCCATAGGACTCCACCAAGACTTTAATCTACAGCTACCACTCACCATCTCTCCaccaaaattttcttcaacacTTATTTCAATACGACGGACTCATTGATACATTACACCCATACGATTAGTTCGCTAGATTATTTATAGGATTAGATTATCGATTGTCGTTTTGTAACTGTGAATCAATTAAACGAATTGTGTGAGCttcaaaaagtatttttatgatttattttattaactaGAAtccctacaaaaaaaattactccgcGAGACggggaatgattttttattgatgaatatatttttggaatttgatAGAATTCTTTTACCTCACGCGGGAGTACATAAAATCAAATAGCCCTTCAatcaatcattcaatcgggTATGATGAATCGATTCCAAACAGTCTAGTCTCATTGATCGAAACACAAACAAGCCCGGATGGGTGTGAAATTATTCCCGCAATTGTTCCTGTCGTCGTCAAGTCCATGGCGAGAAAAAAAGTGGATTTGTAGCGGTATCGGTCGCCCTGGGAGACGGAGGAATGCCTAGATCATGCTGCCTAATTCCCCAGATCGTTTCGTGTCTTCTCGGGGATCGAGAGTGATCAAACGGGCGTCTGCACGCCTGTGCGCCCCGTCGCGCTGGGGCCACCGTAGGTCCACATCTTGACTGGGAATCGTTCGATATCAACTGTGTCTCATCTTCGAGTCAGAGAGTCACATGGACCCGGgggaatattaatttattggaaaatatatataaatttccatttttccaagTTATTCCATCACCCAATAaccaaaagaaatttttactcacaaaaattgatcgattgttttattaaataatgttaCTACTCTTCGCTGGCTATCGAATGATTCTAGACATTTTCGAGTCATAAATCCAACTCGTGGGAGAGGATGACTAGCCTCGCGTGGGGTCTCGTCATGAAGACGTAGGTGAGCATCGACAGGGAAAAAGTTGGACATGAAAAAAGAATGTTTGGCATGACGattcagaatttttgaaaGTTATCCGCTGGGGAGATAAGCCGTGATGACTCTTTCAAGCATTTGTTTGCTAACCTATTGATAATGATGTTTGTTTTGGCGGTACAGAGACGTCTGTCGGTTGACTGAGTGAGTTCGCTAATGCGAGGGTTGATTATGCTAACGATATCCCCATTTTTGGTGGTTTAAATATTTTGGGCTCCAAAATAAAACTTTTCTCGTGTACAAGACGACTCCGTACAGTCGA
The window above is part of the Diachasmimorpha longicaudata isolate KC_UGA_2023 chromosome 9, iyDiaLong2, whole genome shotgun sequence genome. Proteins encoded here:
- the LOC135165722 gene encoding uncharacterized protein LOC135165722, encoding MNTWPPRRFRVTPLRAILAFSIILLLFWLRLLNEDPPRPPCSVPEKFTERLHELSYRTHLVLAKLGLVHFLCFGALWGQVRIGRALPWARKLELCMVDTLRDDGLITKAFREEGLSASYLYASGIYRVQEHEVGEDAPKLEIVVFEEDTVTQMVRRVGWTRRVLPPDCELSPSLQCFPPQLAIPPLPAKQFGGHLMPVPREGIELQKYHYPNDWWLEIKPTDCIELNQDST